The window GGTGAATGACAAGGAGCGCCTCTATGAATTGGGAGGCACGCTTCCCGACGACCATTTCAAGTGGGACAAAAAGAAAGCAGCCGAGCAGGCGGCCGCGGCCGGCGGGCATGACTGATCCGGCCGTCCCCGATTCACGAGTAGAACCACCGCATCCTGTTCATGTCCTCCATACTTTTCCATCTCCTGTCCGCGCTGGTGCTTGGCACCGCATTGCTGGTCGTGTTGAGCAGGAACGCGGTCAACTCCGCCATGTTTTTCCTGATCAGCCTGCTCGGCACGGCCGGACTCTTCGTGCTTCTCGATGCTTTCCTGCTGGCCGCAATCCTTGTGCTTGTCTACGCGGGCGCGGTGGTCGCGCTGTTTCTTTTCATCATCATGCTGCTCGACATGAAGGGGGGAGACAGGAAGCCGCTCTCGCATTCCGCCGTGCTGGCC of the Opitutaceae bacterium genome contains:
- a CDS encoding NADH-quinone oxidoreductase subunit J — encoded protein: MSSILFHLLSALVLGTALLVVLSRNAVNSAMFFLISLLGTAGLFVLLDAFLLAAILVLVYAGAVVALFLFIIMLLDMKGGDRKPLSHSAVLASVVAAAVLAIGVLSFVKHGQLAGAAPDAAAPAVGAVLKFYSAQLFTTYLLPVQVVGFLLLIAMLGVIVLSKRFQGAEDAK
- a CDS encoding NADH-quinone oxidoreductase subunit D; the protein is VNDKERLYELGGTLPDDHFKWDKKKAAEQAAAAGGHD